ACATGGCATTGGAGGTCGCCAGTGTGGCTGGTGACACCCGTGGTGTACGAAGCTTATAGGGTGCTGCAGCTGATGAGGGGGCTCAAGCTGGCTGGTGAGATCGGTGCACCTGCATGGATGATGGAAAGCGTTCGGGGGTTGGTTTCATGGTGGGTGCTGATACTTGGGATTCAGCTGATGAGGGTTGCTTGGTTTGCAGGATTTGCCTCTCAGAATCATCAGTAATCCTCAGTTCAGCAAGTGGCACAGACCTACAAGTGTAGTAGTATGATTCGATGTAATTCTCCAGCAAAAACATTGTAGAAATCTCTAAACACTGTAAAGTGCGGCAATGGTCATTTCTCAAGGACCAAATATGTTACACTGTAAACAACCTTTTGTGCAACTTAGTCTCTCCTTTGTTGATGATAGCAGTAGAAACGATATATTTGTATGTAATAAAGAGATCAAAATGTTATatttttgtatgtaataaaagATTGAAATTGTATACTACTGTTATTGTTTAGGGTGCATACATACATATCCTTATATGTTTGGACAAACTTCCTCATCATTCTCGTTATAACTATAATTCCATATAAATTTCTTGACCCAACTATACTTACGTACCATAGAagagattaaaatataaaaagactTTAGGGTTTCTCGTCATGATATTTaaatgattatgattttaatggTTCTTCatcgatttttttaattataaaaacacATAAATATAGACTATTCTGATTTTATTTTGATTAcaacatttaaaattataatattttatgattatGTTTACTAGTAGTTAAGTTGAATTTATTGGACGCATGATAACGAAagcaaaatatttaaaattttaaatattatacatgtaatattaaatttaaaggaaatatatatatttatggacTTTgagaatatacatatatatatatatatatgtatattctcAAAGTCCATATCAATGAAACGAGGACAAGAAGCTGTAAGGCGAAGGAGTTCACGTGTTTCCTTCGATAACTGCACCATCACGCATTTTACAGTGAATCTGGGAATAAAAGACAGCACTCCCATGGATTACCACCAGCATGGTTTCCTTCAGATTAATGGTCTTGGCTGCATCTGCAAACACTCAAATCAAGAAGCATCAAAGCCTCATGCACGAGGGTTAGCTCTGTGGTCAAGAAGCGCTTTCAACCCAAGCTCTTGACGAGAACTCCTCTTCATGTATACATGATTCAGGCATCTGTCACACAGAcacagagaagagagagagacacacacagCAACTCATCCGGAGAGCATACTCACGGATCGATCAGAATCACCTTCTTCTGACATGCACTTCTCCCAATGCCATCCATCGGGTTCGCTTTGCAGCAATGCAACAGGTTTATTTCCGGGAACTCGCCAAAGAATACTCGAAAGCTCCTTCACGAGACTGGTCTCAGCTCACTACAAATCCACCAGTCGTCCTTCGGCTCCATTCACAGTTCCAATGGCCACCAAAGCTCTTTTACGATTCCTCTTCGTCGCCGCCGTCCTCGGTTCGACCGCATCGGCCTGCGGCACCTGCACTCACCCGACGTTCCCTCGCCCACCCTCCTCCAAGAGACCACCGAAGCACCTGCCACCCTACATCAACCCTCCCGTGGTCGGGCCGCCAGCCGAAGGCGGCGGTGCTCCTCCGGGAACTTCGCCGCCAGCCACGTGCTCGCTGGATATTCTGAAGCTGGGCCTGTGTCTCGACGTGCTGGGGGGGCTGGTGCACGTCGGCCTCGGCAAGCCGGCGGAGAACGTGTGCTGCCCTGTGTTGCAGGGCCTGCTGGAGCTGGAGGCGGCGACGTGTCTTTGCACCGCCATCAAACTGAGGCTGCTCGACCTCGATATCTACATCCCCTTGGCGCTGCAGGTGCTCATCACCTGTGGCAAGGATCCAGCTCCCGGGTTCCTCTGCCCTCTTAGCTAGATCTGCGATGGAAGTTGGTGCTTAGGATTCTGCTGCTAGGATTTGGGACTGATGGCAACATTGCTTAGATTTTAGGGGTTCGGATTAGGTTTCTTGCGTCTTCGCTTTGATCATGCGGCGTGATGAATGTAATTAATCTCTCATATATTTTCCCGCATTCAGGTCTTATCTTGTTGACTTCTCATTAGTTTTACGTGGTCTCAAACATTATCCTATTAGTACAGATTAACCAGCAATCTATCGTTGGAGGTTTAGATGCTTTCAAGAACTGGATTTGGGATCTCATTGACTACACGTGTTGTGACGCTTTCTTGCTCCTTTTGACGAGTGATCTCTCATTTACTGAGACATATGCACTGTTTTGGAACATACACATGTCCGAATACACAAAACAGAGTATCCAttttatacacatgtatatattagCTTGACATACACTTATATGGCAACTAACAAGCCCACATTATACTGTAACATTCACATCGAAGACCAGAAAACGAAGACCATTAATAGGAACTACTGCTGTGGTCTCAGATCATTGCTTCAGCCATTCACTATAGTGCCGCCTGCATGCATCAACAGAGACGTCAAAGAACCACCAAGTAATCGAGCTCAAAGAGTGAGATCGATGGCGAGGGAAGACTGTACGTACCGTTAGGATGGATGACTTGCCCAGTGATGTAAGATGAGTCTGGCGTCGATGCAAGGAAGACGTAGGACGGCGCAATCTCGTAGGGTTGCCCGGCTCTGCCCATCGGCACCTCCTTCCCAAAGTTGGCCACCGCCTCCTCCGGGAAGGAAGCCGGTATCAGCGGCGTCCACACCGGCCCCGGTGCCACCCCGTTCACGCGAATCCCCTTGTCCGCCAGTTGCAGCGCCAGCGCCCTGGTGAAGGCGACGATCGCCCCCTTCGTCGACGTGTAGTCCAGCAGCGTTTTATGGCCCTTGTAGGCGTTGACGGACGTCGTGTTGATGATGCAGCCTCCTGCCTTCATTTGCTTCACCACAAACCTTCGTCGAAAGATCAAACGGTCGATTAGCAAATAGGAGTGGGAGAGAATCGAAGCCATCGTTTCTAAGGGCAAGTCTCTTACTTGGAAACGTGCATATAAGAGAAGATGTTCGTCCTGAAGACCTTCTCGAGCTGCTCCTCGGTGATGTCAGTGATGCAGGACCGCTCGTGCTGCTCGGCCGCATTGTTGACCAAGATGTCGATACGCCCATACGCGTTGACCACTTCCTCGACGACCTTCCTGCAGTTCTCCTCGTACCCGAGGTCGGCTGGGATCGCAATGGGATCCTTGGCGTCGTGCTTCTTGATCTGCCTCAGCATCTGGAGGGTGTCATTTGCATCTTTGAATTCCTGAGACTTGACATATGTGAACGCCACGGTCGCGCCCTCCTGTGCGAAGCAGTAGCACACCGCCCGCCCGATGCCAGAGTCGCCTCCGGTGACAAGCGCTACCTTCCCCTGCACATGAGATTACACCGATGAACCCATCAGAGCCAGTCTTGattaggggagagagagagagagagagagagagagcctgaAGCTTGTTTGCGGGCTTATATTCGTCACTGATGGGCTGAGGCGTGGGTTCCATGATATGCTCCTTGCCGGGTTGGCGCTCTTGGGTCTGAGGAGGGAAGTGCTGACCTCCTGAGGCCATGGTCGTAGAAGAAGCAAGAAGCCCACGAGGACAGCGTGCAGAAGAGGCGACAGGAGTCCCGGCAATGAGAGCTCACAACAGAGGAGAGAAGATGACTTGACAATGCCGCGAGGGCGACATGAAGTGGGTTATAAGACGAGGGAGGGAGAGGGGACGATTGCCGCGTATGGCGCGTACGTGGCGATCTTCTCATGGCGCATGTGACGCACGTGTCGGGCATGGCTGGAATGAGGTCATGGGATGGCGATATGGATCAACGTCGAGTGCAAGTCAAGTCAAAACGAGCAGAATGTTGACTTATGCTGATCAAATCAATTGAATTTTGACAaatttaatctaaaatatttgcTATGTTGAGTGTCATTAgacataataaaaataaactgCCTTGTTATATGATTTATATATAACATAAATCACATGCACAACCTAAATTTATTTTGCCTATAATTTATATATAGtttcataatataaatatttctgTGACAAAAGAGTACCGCAATCCAAATCCAAAATGAATGGCATTGCATAGTTTAGCTATATTTGGAACACAATCCAAATCCCATAGCATGTAGGATTCAAATCTAATTGGATGCAAATAGAGTCTCAAAGGCTAAAAGAAGTTTATTGCCTACATGAATCCAAGTCCAATATAAACTTAAAAGGAGGCCCAAATCTTATTGGTCACCCATAAATGTCATAAAATTGACCTATAAATGATCAACCTCGATCTGACATTAATAATAGATATGGACAAAGATATGATATTGAATGCTGAGATCAAATGCTTTATCTTGTGATCAATGATGATTTGGCCAAGAGAGTGGATCATTTAAGTGATTTCACAGCCACAAATATATAACAAATATAGATATTTAGGGAAATACAAATTTAGCCTGAAATATAGTCATTcaagaagaaattaaaaaaacattttatttaattatataatttttttctacaTCACAATCAAATATCTGCTTTtattatgcatcaaaataaagTCTAAAAACTATTGTCTCTCTCTGCCCAAAGCACTCCTACCATACAACTCTAACATGGAGGAACTATTTCTACCCTTAGCTCATATTCAAATTTGGGGAGTACTTAACTCCATCAATTGTACATTAAGAGACAGGATTAATGCCTCTTTTTCACCATAATATAACCATTTTCCTTCTTGATCCATCATTAATCCAAATTTAACCCTCTTAATTGTACATTAAAAAATAGGACTGTTTCACCAATTAATATTTAAAGAATAGTAGTGGGTGACACTTCCCAGACAAGCATGCCAAGTCCTACCTGAACCCTTTGGATCAATCCATCTCCAATCTGATCACTAGTCAAATAAAGTTTAATTGTTCATGTTATGGGATTGGTTGGGTCAAACAAATCTACTTTACCACTTGAACTTGGATTTAGTGGTCATCATGATGGCCTACTGTGTTGAAGTCTATATTGCTTGATCAAAATAGTGGTTTTAGAGATACTCATAAATTGGCTGAGACTATCATCAGATCACATAGGAATAATCATATGAAGTAATAATAACAACTAATAACCTGAAAGATAAATGAAACTTGGAAATATAAGGCCATCCAATAAGAAAATTGTGGGACAGTGGCATCTGCCTTCTCTTTGGGAAAAGACAGTCTTTTCCCTTGACCAATCTGACAGCTAAGTTGCTTTCAAAAGTCATCATCTTTGTGAGCATCTAATATGGCATGGATGAGTGTTCTGCATTATTGAATTCACAAGGGAAGAACTTATGGACCACTTGTGTGACTCACACCAGCTACCTGCTCATGCTATGCATGAGTTCTATAACTATGATGCAGATAATAGATAATAAGCTTTTTTTTGTAGATTACAATCTAATGTTAGTTTGTCATTGACCCTTGAAATGCACTATTTGTATTTGACAAAGTTTTAATCTCATAACACTACTTCTTTCATTTCTTCCTCCCATGACCCACAGAGATGTCATATTCCATGCCTTCTTGGTgggccaagaagagaagaaaccAGATTGCCACAAGGATGAGTGGAAGGCAGCTCCCAGCTACCCTCTTCCCAGCTAATCACTACATTATCAACTCAACTCTTCTTGGAAGCAGAATCTGAGTCACTTCATGTGGACTGAATTGTGTCATTTCTGTTCCCTGCCATGAGCAGAGGGGGGGAGTAAAGGGCATAGGAGGCTTAGAGGTACCCTTGTGTCGTTTTTTAATGGGTGAGCCCATGTGAGGAGGACTCCTGTCCCTCTGCCCCTGTCCTtaattttccttttatttcttttgGGTAGTCTTGAGTCCTTTATCTTATACCTTTTTCATTGCCACACCAACTCAGTAAGTTGTGAGGGGATGTCTCAtgtttctcctccccttctcccacAGTAGGCCTCTCGAGGAGGTAAGAAAGGTAGGCTTGTACTTGATGTGATCTGCTATAGTTCAGGGTTGGAGTAGTTGGTTTAAGAGCTTTTCAATCAACAGTTTGATGTGTTTAGAAATACATGTGATTTTTCCAGTTGATTCTTGCTGTGTTATGTGTTTGTCCCCTCTTCTCTttcctgctgctgctgttgctccaTTTCCATTGTGGAAAGCCTCAGGCTGCTTTTGCTTTGGATTCCACTGCTTTTTGGTTGGATGCCTGTGCTTGCTGGGTTTATTtgttttctcatttcagattttacTGGTGTTCTTCGCTTGGTGATGATGCATTTGTGAGCTTGGTGCTCTTGAGATCCATTTGTTTTCTTTTCACCAAGATGTCACCTTCATGCATCTTTTGTCCTGTAGTTTATTTGTGTCAGGCTCAGGCTCTTGATGGATTTCTTCTCAGAACCTTCTTTTGCGCTGATTATTTTCTTCATGTTTTCATCAATAATTGTATGCATCCGCTTTACTTCAGTATTATTGGCCTGTCTTCGAGCCTGGTATTTTGGCATGACTTATTTTGCTCCTGCTTGCCTCTTCGCAGGATCGCTAAGACTGCCCCAAGAACAAACTACAAAGAAGAGAAGCCACTGACAAGTTTGTGCTGGTATGTGTTCTTGCTTGTATGGCTAATTTTTCTTCTGCTTCATCACCACTATCTATGTTTCGTTTCTGAATGAAGCTACCTACTATGCTATTGATGGTTCTCAGGCTTTGTCTTTTTCCCTCTCTGCTCCAGTTGGTGCATTGATCTTAAGATTTAGCCTTTGCTTGTTTGAAGTCTGAAGGCTCTACGTGTAAAATATGCAGGTCTAATGGCCAAAGACAATGTTGGATCTCCAAAGATCCATCAGTTAGATTTGAAGAGATGGCGGTTAACGCATCTCTTAGCTGTAATTGGCCTCTGCGTTCTGTTTTACATCCTCGGGGCTTGGCAGAACAAGACTACCCCATCACTCACTGCCGACTCCGGTCTCACCACTAAAGTTGGATGTGAATCTGTTCTCCGGAAATCCAATGCCTCAGCATCCTTGCCATCAGATGCAACTCTCGATTTCGATGCTCACCACCAGCAGAGCGTGGATGAAAGGTCCATGGTGATCGAGAAATTCCCACCTTGTGATCTTAATTTTAGCGAGTACACACCTTGCCAAGATCGCCCCAGGGGGAGGAGGTTCGCGAGAGCAATGCTGGTGTACCGAGAGCGACACTGTCCCGAAAAAGATGACTCCATACGGTGCCTAATTCCTGCCCCACCGAAGTATAAAACACCTTTTAAGTGGCCTCAAAGCAGGGACTATGCTTGGTTCGATAACATTCCTCATAGGGAACTCAGCATTGAGAAGGCTGTCCAGAACTGGATCCAGGTAGAAGGCAACCGGTTCAGATTCCCTGGCGGTGGGACGATGTTCCCACGAGGTGCTGATgcttatattgatgatataaatGATCTGATTTCATTAACCGACGGTAACATCAGGACTGCGATCGACACAGGCTGTGGAGTAAGCCATTCATCATCTCAATTGAGGTTTGGATATTTTTGAATTTGAAGCAATCTAATTTCTGAGATGTGTAATTTTTTTTGCGTATTGTAGGTTGCCAGTTGGGGTGCTTATCTGCTGAAGAGGGATATTGTAACTATGTCGTTCGCACCGAGAGACACACACGAGGCTCAGGTGCAGTTTGCTTTGGAGCGAGGAGTTCCAGCCATGATTGGAGTGATGGCAACACAGCGGTTGCCATATCCAGCTAGAGCTTTTGACATGGCTCATTGTTCTCGTTGTCTGATTCCTTGGCAAGCTTATGGTAATTTATCTTATTACCAAACTCTTACTTCTATATGTGCTAATGTCTTACTCCTAACAAATCGATATTTATGGATTCGCAACTTTCAACTGCTTCAGTTATTTGTTTCCTTTATCTTCTAAAGAAGAAAAATTGAACCAATGCAATATTTAGTTTTATGGTCTAATCTCTACAGAGTACTTACTGATAGCTTTCTGCTTTGCAACTTTAGCATGAGTCGGTGAGAAAATTTTTTGACATGTCCATGGGTATTTTTGTACCAGATGGGTTGTATCTAATTGAAGTTGATCGAGTTCTAAGACCAGGAGGTTATTGGATTCTGTCTGGTCCTCCAATTCACTGGAAGAAGCACTATCGAGGTTGGGAAAGAACTCAGGAAGATCTGAAAAAAGAGCAAGATTCAATAGAGGAAGTTGCTAAGCGTCTATGTTGGAAGAAATTAATCGAGAAGGACGATCTAGCAATTTGGCAGAAGCCCATCAACCATGTAGAATGCATTGAAAGTCGAAGGATCTACAAGACACctcacacttgcaagaatgacaaTGCTGATGCTGCCTGGTATGACCATACTAGTAAATTACCAAAGAAACCTCAAATACTTCATAAATGGATCGAAAACTTCATCTTTTTCAAACAACTATAACTTCATGTCCTTGAACTACTCGTGGTATTTTTCAGGTACAAAAAAATGAAGACTTGTATAACCCCATTACCAGAAGTGAGCAGTCAGGATGAAGTTGCAGGTGGTGAACTCAAGAAATGGCCTGAGAGGGCATTTGCTGTTCCACCAAGAATAAGCAGCGGATCGGTACCTGGGTTGACTACTAAGACATACAAAGATGACAATACAATGTGGAAGGAACGGATAGCAAACTACAAGAGAATTATTCCACCTTTGTCTCAAGGACGATACCGAAATGTGATGGACATGAATGCATACTTGGGTGGATTTGCAGCAGCTATGATGAAGTATCCTGTGTGGGTGATGAATGTAGTCCCTGCAAATTCAGACCAAGACACCCTTGGTGTGATCCATGAGAGAGGATTTATTGGAGCGTATCAGGACTGGTGTGAAGCTTTCTCAACTTATCCTAGAACTTATGATCTCATCCATGCTAGTGGCCTTTTCAGCATTTATCGGGACAGGTAAAGGTTCCTTTTACAATCTTCCTTTAACTCCTTATTGATATGGACAGGTAATTATGTTCGACAACTCCCTGAGAACAAATCTTACTGATATATAATACAGAATCGCTGGATTTCCCTGTTCATTATTAGACTCACATCTTGTCATGTTCGCACTAAATTAATTTTCCTTCCCTGGCTAAGAGAAATGAATTTATTTGGTCTGGAACTAACAAAATCTCTAACA
The DNA window shown above is from Musa acuminata AAA Group cultivar baxijiao chromosome BXJ2-4, Cavendish_Baxijiao_AAA, whole genome shotgun sequence and carries:
- the LOC103982442 gene encoding NADPH-dependent aldehyde reductase 1, chloroplastic-like isoform X1 produces the protein MASGGQHFPPQTQERQPGKEHIMEPTPQPISDEYKPANKLQGKVALVTGGDSGIGRAVCYCFAQEGATVAFTYVKSQEFKDANDTLQMLRQIKKHDAKDPIAIPADLGYEENCRKVVEEVVNAYGRIDILVNNAAEQHERSCITDITEEQLEKVFRTNIFSYMHVSKFVVKQMKAGGCIINTTSVNAYKGHKTLLDYTSTKGAIVAFTRALALQLADKGIRVNGVAPGPVWTPLIPASFPEEAVANFGKEVPMGRAGQPYEIAPSYVFLASTPDSSYITGQVIHPNGTYSLPSPSISLFELDYLVVL
- the LOC103982443 gene encoding 36.4 kDa proline-rich protein-like: MATKALLRFLFVAAVLGSTASACGTCTHPTFPRPPSSKRPPKHLPPYINPPVVGPPAEGGGAPPGTSPPATCSLDILKLGLCLDVLGGLVHVGLGKPAENVCCPVLQGLLELEAATCLCTAIKLRLLDLDIYIPLALQVLITCGKDPAPGFLCPLS
- the LOC135581216 gene encoding probable methyltransferase PMT17; translation: MAKDNVGSPKIHQLDLKRWRLTHLLAVIGLCVLFYILGAWQNKTTPSLTADSGLTTKVGCESVLRKSNASASLPSDATLDFDAHHQQSVDERSMVIEKFPPCDLNFSEYTPCQDRPRGRRFARAMLVYRERHCPEKDDSIRCLIPAPPKYKTPFKWPQSRDYAWFDNIPHRELSIEKAVQNWIQVEGNRFRFPGGGTMFPRGADAYIDDINDLISLTDGNIRTAIDTGCGVASWGAYLLKRDIVTMSFAPRDTHEAQVQFALERGVPAMIGVMATQRLPYPARAFDMAHCSRCLIPWQAYDGLYLIEVDRVLRPGGYWILSGPPIHWKKHYRGWERTQEDLKKEQDSIEEVAKRLCWKKLIEKDDLAIWQKPINHVECIESRRIYKTPHTCKNDNADAAWYKKMKTCITPLPEVSSQDEVAGGELKKWPERAFAVPPRISSGSVPGLTTKTYKDDNTMWKERIANYKRIIPPLSQGRYRNVMDMNAYLGGFAAAMMKYPVWVMNVVPANSDQDTLGVIHERGFIGAYQDWCEAFSTYPRTYDLIHASGLFSIYRDRCDITYILLEMDRILRPEGTVIIRDVVDVLTKVKALTDGMRWKSQIMDHESGPFNPEKILVAVKTYWTAEPSKKQ
- the LOC103982442 gene encoding glucose and ribitol dehydrogenase-like isoform X2 — encoded protein: MASGGQHFPPQTQERQPGKEHIMEPTPQPISDEYKPANKLQGKVALVTGGDSGIGRAVCYCFAQEGATVAFTYVKSQEFKDANDTLQMLRQIKKHDAKDPIAIPADLGYEENCRKVVEEVVNAYGRIDILVNNAAEQHERSCITDITEEQLEKVFRTNIFSYMHVSKFVVKQMKAGGCIINTTSVNAYKGHKTLLDYTSTKGAIVAFTRALALQLADKGIRVNGVAPGPVWTPLIPASFPEEAVANFGKEVPMGRAGQPYEIAPSYVFLASTPDSSYITGQVIHPNGGTIVNG